One window from the genome of Desulfovibrio legallii encodes:
- the prmC gene encoding peptide chain release factor N(5)-glutamine methyltransferase — protein MRLGDYLVLAGRRLHKAGADSPRLCAQALAEAALGLSRLECVLAAQRELTAGELAVLDALMDRRATGEPLAYITGHKEFYGLDFLVAPQTLIPRPETELLVDAALELLPDPHTALRFADLGAGCGCIGLTLAHSRPLWRGLALDLSAAALAVAQANALRLGLADRVRPVRADLFAAPLQPESCGLVVSNPPYVAAAERPQVMQTVLRFEPHTALFSPENGLAHLRAVALAAARALRPGGFVLLEHGAAQGPCVQALLREAGFAAPATRQDLAGLDRCTYGQKGIG, from the coding sequence GTGCGCCTGGGCGACTACCTGGTCCTGGCGGGCCGACGATTGCACAAGGCGGGGGCGGACAGCCCCCGCCTTTGCGCGCAGGCCCTGGCCGAAGCAGCCCTGGGCCTCAGCCGCCTGGAGTGCGTGCTAGCGGCGCAGCGGGAACTGACCGCCGGCGAGCTGGCCGTCCTGGACGCCCTCATGGACCGTCGGGCCACGGGCGAACCCCTGGCCTATATCACTGGACACAAAGAATTTTACGGCCTGGACTTCCTGGTCGCGCCCCAAACCCTCATCCCCCGGCCGGAAACGGAGCTGCTGGTGGACGCGGCCCTGGAGCTCCTGCCCGACCCGCACACGGCGCTCCGCTTTGCGGACCTGGGCGCGGGCTGCGGCTGCATCGGCCTGACCCTGGCCCACAGCCGCCCCTTGTGGCGGGGCCTGGCCCTGGACCTGAGCGCGGCGGCTCTGGCCGTGGCCCAGGCCAATGCCCTGCGCCTGGGGCTCGCGGACCGGGTGCGCCCCGTGCGGGCTGACCTGTTCGCCGCGCCCCTGCAGCCCGAAAGCTGCGGCCTGGTGGTAAGCAATCCCCCGTATGTGGCCGCGGCGGAGCGTCCCCAGGTCATGCAGACCGTACTGCGTTTTGAGCCCCACACGGCCCTTTTTTCGCCGGAGAACGGCCTGGCCCACCTGCGGGCCGTTGCCCTGGCCGCGGCCCGGGCCCTGCGTCCAGGCGGCTTCGTGCTGCTGGAGCACGGGGCAGCCCAGGGGCCCTGCGTGCAGGCCCTGCTGCGGGAAGCGGGCTTTGCCGCCCCGGCTACGCGCCAGGATCTGGCCGGGCTGGACCGTTGCACTTACGGCCAAAAGGGCATAGGGTAA
- a CDS encoding sulfite exporter TauE/SafE family protein has protein sequence MWELTLPVLLAGMAAALGGGFIDAIAGGGGLVTMPMLLLTGVPPHMALGANKVSACLGTGVALGNFARSRLVLWRVALAGLGFSLLGSWAGSRLTLLLDAALLGKILVALLPVGLCATLLPKKDRSLPPLPLQGPRFWLPIALVCLLLGAYDGFFGPGTGSFLILAFHWVLRMGLMQASATAKVLNLASNLGGALVFILSGVVLWKLALPMAAACCLGNWLGSRMAIRVGPGAVRRFLVVSLSLLLVSLFWQYFLAPGG, from the coding sequence ATGTGGGAACTGACGCTGCCCGTCCTTCTGGCGGGCATGGCCGCGGCCCTGGGCGGCGGCTTTATCGACGCCATTGCCGGCGGCGGCGGGCTGGTGACCATGCCCATGCTGCTGCTCACCGGCGTGCCCCCGCACATGGCCCTGGGGGCCAACAAGGTCAGCGCCTGCCTGGGCACCGGCGTGGCCCTGGGCAACTTCGCCCGCAGCCGCCTGGTGCTCTGGCGCGTAGCCCTGGCGGGCCTGGGTTTTTCTCTGCTGGGCTCCTGGGCGGGCTCCCGCCTCACCCTGCTGCTGGACGCCGCCCTGCTGGGCAAAATCCTGGTGGCCCTCCTGCCCGTGGGCCTCTGCGCCACCCTGCTGCCCAAAAAAGACCGCAGCCTGCCGCCCCTGCCCTTGCAGGGCCCGCGCTTCTGGCTGCCCATTGCCTTGGTCTGCCTGCTGCTGGGCGCGTATGACGGCTTCTTTGGCCCCGGCACCGGCAGTTTTCTCATCCTGGCCTTCCACTGGGTGCTGCGCATGGGCCTCATGCAGGCTTCGGCCACGGCCAAGGTGCTCAACCTGGCCTCCAACCTGGGCGGAGCTCTGGTTTTCATCCTGAGCGGCGTGGTGCTCTGGAAGCTGGCGCTGCCCATGGCCGCAGCCTGCTGCCTGGGCAACTGGCTGGGCAGCCGTATGGCCATCCGGGTGGGGCCCGGCGCCGTGCGCCGTTTTCTGGTGGTTTCGCTCAGCCTGCTGCTGGTCTCTTTGTTCTGGCAGTATTTTCTCGCTCCCGGCGGCTAG
- a CDS encoding JAB domain-containing protein, producing MTAKPASNPPAYLGHRARVRERLAREATAVADYEVLELLLGYGLTRKDTKPLAKELLQRFGSIRGALDARPDELLAVPGFGPGLLTFWQVLRETRARSAAAPVRRREVLATPEAVAGMAQARLAGCPHEECWIALVDQRNGLIAWERLRRGGVAEVPLYPRDVLEAALTRKASGIILVHNHPGGHALPSQADKLLTEELQRLAPRLGLRFLDHVIVTEGDCYSITQSQRIRLQSGSYT from the coding sequence ATGACAGCAAAGCCGGCATCCAATCCCCCCGCGTATCTTGGTCACCGCGCCAGAGTGCGCGAACGGCTGGCCCGCGAGGCCACGGCGGTGGCGGATTACGAAGTGCTGGAGCTTTTGCTGGGCTATGGTCTGACCCGCAAGGATACCAAGCCCCTGGCCAAGGAGCTGCTGCAGCGCTTCGGCAGCATCCGGGGCGCGCTGGACGCCCGGCCGGACGAGCTGCTGGCCGTGCCCGGCTTTGGGCCGGGCCTGCTGACCTTCTGGCAGGTGCTGCGCGAAACGCGGGCCCGCAGCGCCGCAGCCCCGGTGCGGCGGCGCGAGGTGCTGGCCACGCCGGAGGCCGTGGCCGGGATGGCCCAGGCCCGACTGGCCGGCTGCCCGCACGAAGAGTGCTGGATTGCCCTGGTGGACCAGCGCAACGGCCTCATCGCCTGGGAGCGCCTGCGGCGCGGCGGCGTGGCGGAGGTGCCCCTCTACCCGCGGGACGTGCTGGAGGCGGCCCTCACCCGCAAGGCCAGCGGCATCATCCTGGTCCACAACCATCCCGGCGGGCACGCCCTGCCGTCGCAGGCCGACAAACTGCTGACGGAAGAACTGCAAAGGCTTGCCCCGCGCCTGGGCCTGCGGTTCCTGGACCATGTTATCGTCACTGAGGGAGACTGCTACAGCATCACGCAATCGCAGCGGATACGCTTGCAGTCGGGGAGTTATACATGA
- the lon gene encoding endopeptidase La: MSDFDEKTTLTPTGQTPDADATPEREAVAPETHEHEGGPAAQAVPDVLPVLPVRDVVIFNYMILPLFIGREKSVRAVDAALQNGRHLLVCAQKEEGTEDPRPEDLYQVGTVVQVMRMLKMPDSRVKILVQGVSRARVEAFSRVEPYLEARIATMSERTAVTDATVEALLRSVREQSEKVLTLRGLSSPDVLAVLQGVDDPGRLADLIAANMRLKTAEAQRILETEDPIERLMLVNTQLQREVEVATVQARIQSSAREGMDKAQKDYFLREQLKAIRNELGDKDEEGEEDLENLRKALNKAGLPKDVRKEADKQLRRLSGMHADSSEANVVRTYLDWLVDLPWKKLSRDRLDIAHAKEILDADHCGLDKVKDRILEFLSVRKLNPQSKGPILCFAGPPGVGKTSLGRSIARALGRKFQRLSLGGMHDEAEIRGHRRTYVGAMPGRIIQALKQAGTRNPVMVLDEVDKLGTDFRGDPSSALLEVLDPEQNYTFSDHYLNVPFDLSKVMFICTANHLDTIPAALRDRMEVISLPGYTLQEKTEIARKHLLPKKIEENGLEAGDVNLSDAALVKVVREYTREAGLRNLERELSSICRKLARRKAEGEKGPFKVGAADVEKILGAPRFIEDEKEKTLLPGMALGLAWTPAGGEVLTVEATVMKGKGGLTLTGQLGDVMKESAQAALSYIRSRADELGVDPGFVSKHDIHVHVPAGATPKDGPSAGVTLTTALISALTGRRVRADLCMTGEITLQGRVLPVGGIKEKILAGVARGLKHVVIPYQNVKDLEDVPKDLLRRISVHPVHHYDELPPLVFEDAKITGGAPDAKTGGAKAARAPKAKAAAAARRREGAEA, translated from the coding sequence ATGAGCGATTTTGACGAAAAAACCACTTTGACGCCCACCGGCCAGACGCCCGACGCGGACGCGACGCCGGAACGTGAAGCCGTTGCGCCCGAGACGCACGAGCACGAAGGCGGCCCGGCCGCGCAGGCCGTGCCCGACGTGCTGCCCGTGCTGCCCGTGCGCGATGTGGTCATCTTTAATTATATGATCCTGCCCCTGTTCATCGGGCGGGAAAAATCCGTGCGCGCTGTGGACGCGGCCCTGCAGAACGGCCGCCACCTGCTGGTCTGCGCCCAGAAGGAAGAGGGCACCGAAGACCCCCGGCCTGAAGACCTCTACCAGGTGGGCACGGTGGTGCAGGTCATGCGCATGCTCAAAATGCCCGACTCGCGCGTCAAAATCCTGGTGCAGGGCGTGAGCCGCGCCAGGGTGGAGGCCTTCAGCCGGGTGGAGCCCTACCTGGAAGCCCGCATCGCCACCATGAGCGAACGCACGGCCGTTACCGACGCCACGGTGGAGGCCCTGCTGCGCTCCGTGCGGGAGCAGAGCGAAAAGGTGCTCACCCTGCGCGGGCTTTCCTCGCCGGACGTGCTGGCCGTGCTGCAGGGCGTGGACGACCCCGGCCGCCTGGCGGACCTCATCGCCGCCAACATGCGCCTCAAAACCGCCGAGGCCCAGCGCATTCTGGAAACGGAAGACCCCATAGAGCGCCTCATGCTGGTCAACACCCAGCTCCAGCGCGAGGTGGAGGTGGCCACCGTGCAGGCCCGCATCCAGAGTTCCGCCCGCGAAGGCATGGACAAAGCGCAGAAGGACTACTTCCTGCGCGAGCAGCTCAAGGCCATCCGCAATGAGTTGGGCGACAAGGACGAAGAGGGCGAAGAAGACCTGGAAAACCTGCGCAAGGCCCTGAACAAGGCCGGCCTGCCCAAGGACGTCCGCAAAGAGGCGGACAAGCAGCTGCGCCGCCTCTCCGGCATGCACGCCGACTCCTCCGAGGCCAATGTGGTGCGCACCTATCTGGACTGGCTGGTGGATCTGCCGTGGAAGAAGCTCTCCCGCGACCGGCTGGACATCGCCCACGCCAAGGAAATCCTGGACGCGGACCACTGCGGTCTGGACAAGGTCAAGGACCGCATCCTGGAGTTTCTGAGCGTGCGCAAGCTCAACCCGCAGTCCAAAGGCCCCATCCTCTGCTTTGCGGGCCCTCCCGGCGTGGGCAAAACCTCCCTGGGGCGCTCCATCGCGCGGGCTCTGGGCCGCAAATTCCAGCGGCTCTCCCTGGGCGGCATGCACGACGAGGCCGAAATCCGCGGGCACCGGCGCACCTACGTCGGAGCCATGCCCGGACGCATCATCCAGGCCCTCAAGCAGGCCGGCACGCGCAATCCCGTCATGGTCCTGGACGAGGTGGACAAACTGGGCACAGATTTCCGGGGCGACCCCTCTTCCGCCCTGCTGGAAGTGCTGGACCCGGAACAGAACTACACCTTCAGCGACCACTACCTGAACGTGCCCTTTGATCTCTCCAAGGTCATGTTCATCTGCACGGCCAACCACCTGGATACCATCCCGGCGGCCCTGCGCGACCGTATGGAGGTCATCTCCCTGCCCGGCTACACCTTGCAGGAAAAGACCGAAATCGCCCGCAAGCACCTGCTGCCCAAAAAAATTGAGGAAAACGGCCTGGAAGCGGGCGACGTGAACCTGAGCGACGCGGCCCTGGTCAAAGTGGTGCGCGAATACACCCGCGAGGCCGGGCTGCGCAATCTGGAGCGCGAGCTCTCCTCCATCTGCCGCAAGCTGGCCCGCCGCAAGGCAGAAGGCGAAAAAGGCCCCTTCAAAGTGGGCGCGGCGGACGTGGAAAAAATCCTGGGCGCGCCGCGCTTCATAGAGGATGAAAAGGAAAAAACCCTCCTGCCCGGCATGGCTCTGGGCCTGGCCTGGACCCCGGCCGGCGGCGAGGTGCTTACCGTAGAGGCCACGGTCATGAAGGGCAAGGGCGGCCTCACTCTTACAGGGCAACTGGGCGACGTTATGAAGGAGAGCGCCCAGGCCGCCCTGAGCTACATCCGCAGCCGGGCCGACGAGCTGGGCGTGGACCCCGGCTTCGTAAGCAAGCACGATATCCATGTGCACGTGCCCGCGGGCGCTACGCCCAAGGACGGCCCCTCGGCGGGCGTCACCCTGACCACGGCCCTCATCTCGGCCCTCACCGGCCGCCGCGTGCGCGCCGACCTCTGCATGACCGGCGAAATCACCCTCCAGGGCCGGGTGCTGCCTGTGGGCGGCATCAAGGAAAAAATCCTGGCGGGCGTGGCCCGCGGCCTCAAGCATGTGGTCATCCCTTACCAGAACGTAAAGGATCTTGAAGACGTGCCCAAGGACCTGCTCCGGCGCATCAGCGTGCACCCCGTACACCACTACGACGAGCTGCCGCCCCTGGTCTTTGAGGACGCCAAAATAACCGGCGGCGCGCCCGACGCCAAAACCGGCGGGGCCAAGGCCGCCCGCGCCCCCAAGGCCAAAGCCGCCGCGGCGGCGCGGCGGCGGGAAGGCGCTGAGGCCTAG
- a CDS encoding D-2-hydroxyacid dehydrogenase, whose translation MKITILDGAVLNPGDVDWGPVTSLGEVTIYDETPPEKLAERAKGADVLLTNKTPLRRDDVDKIPDVRMVGVLATGYNTVDIAALADRGVPVCNVVAYGVSDVAQHAMALLLELCRHTSLHTASVKKGDWLKCRSWCYWKIPPVCLEGLTMGLIGFGSIGRRMGELAHAFGMSVLAYCRTPKDPPAYSPFAFASLEHLLAAANVVSLHCPLTESTRHIINAKTLALMPKGSFLLNTARGPLVDEAAAAAALKSGQLRGLGTDVLSTEPPKADNPLLTAPNTLITPHIAWATTRARQNIIDLTAENIRRWQAGTPINVVNGVK comes from the coding sequence ATGAAAATCACCATCCTGGACGGCGCTGTGCTCAACCCCGGCGACGTGGACTGGGGCCCCGTCACCTCGCTCGGCGAGGTGACCATTTATGACGAAACCCCGCCGGAAAAGCTGGCGGAACGCGCCAAAGGCGCGGACGTGCTTCTGACCAACAAAACGCCCCTCCGCCGCGACGATGTGGACAAAATCCCCGACGTGCGCATGGTGGGCGTGCTGGCCACGGGTTATAATACTGTGGATATTGCCGCCCTGGCCGATCGCGGCGTGCCCGTGTGCAACGTGGTGGCCTACGGCGTGAGCGACGTGGCCCAGCACGCCATGGCGCTGCTGCTGGAGCTCTGCCGTCACACCAGCCTGCACACCGCAAGCGTCAAAAAAGGCGACTGGCTCAAGTGCCGCAGCTGGTGCTACTGGAAAATCCCGCCCGTCTGTCTGGAGGGGCTGACCATGGGCCTCATCGGCTTCGGCTCCATCGGCCGCCGCATGGGCGAGCTGGCCCACGCCTTCGGCATGAGCGTGCTGGCCTACTGTCGCACGCCTAAGGATCCGCCCGCCTACAGCCCCTTCGCCTTTGCTTCGCTGGAGCATCTGCTGGCCGCCGCCAACGTGGTTTCCCTGCACTGCCCCCTTACCGAAAGCACGCGCCACATCATCAACGCCAAAACTCTGGCCCTCATGCCCAAGGGGAGCTTTCTGCTGAACACGGCCCGCGGCCCCCTGGTGGACGAGGCCGCCGCGGCCGCCGCCCTCAAAAGCGGCCAGCTGCGCGGCCTGGGCACGGACGTGCTCTCCACCGAGCCCCCCAAGGCGGACAACCCCCTGCTCACCGCGCCCAATACGCTGATCACGCCGCACATTGCCTGGGCCACCACCCGCGCCCGTCAGAACATCATCGACCTTACGGCGGAAAACATCCGCCGCTGGCAGGCCGGTACGCCCATCAACGTGGTCAACGGGGTCAAATAG
- a CDS encoding sensor domain-containing diguanylate cyclase, translated as MQHSASSSLSSTERRILLVVLAAILATGLSTHYIFQRTLTRVMTATLVNRSEAIFSLLRPRIPPASLTEIRSRADESGPLYRNTHRMLANTRHLTAVRHLYTASRDAEGRVIYVVDGLPPEADDFRHPGELLEPEVLPMVQRCLEGHPVREGKVLETPWGKIIPACAPVPGDRGAPGALVIEYDLDGFATGMRRSFSYSLLTTGCIALGIAAITAWLLRRLAVPLYRRLAYTDLLTGVNNRNAFELDMRRLHPQGEAKGLILLNCDLNLLKTINDQRGHAAGDAAIRTLAGLLVRQFQGTGQTYRIGGDEFVAVLRGMTAEGVAQAVLDMEVKARHVSIAGFPLSFAWGMAAFDPDQDADLHATLTRADARMYADKRNRKEPQTEPRETTPQP; from the coding sequence ATGCAGCACAGCGCCTCCTCTTCTCTTTCCAGCACGGAACGCCGCATCCTGCTTGTGGTTCTGGCGGCCATCCTGGCCACCGGCTTGAGCACGCACTACATTTTTCAACGCACCCTCACCAGGGTCATGACCGCTACCCTGGTCAACCGCTCGGAGGCCATCTTCAGCCTGCTGCGCCCGCGCATTCCCCCCGCAAGCCTTACCGAAATCCGCAGCCGCGCGGATGAATCCGGCCCCCTTTACCGCAACACGCACCGCATGCTCGCCAACACCCGCCACCTCACGGCCGTGCGCCATCTGTACACGGCCAGCCGCGACGCGGAAGGCCGGGTCATCTATGTGGTGGACGGGCTGCCGCCCGAGGCCGACGATTTCCGCCATCCCGGCGAATTGCTGGAGCCAGAGGTTCTTCCCATGGTGCAGCGCTGCCTGGAGGGCCATCCCGTCCGCGAAGGCAAGGTGCTGGAAACCCCCTGGGGCAAAATCATCCCCGCCTGCGCGCCCGTGCCCGGCGACCGGGGCGCGCCCGGCGCGCTGGTCATTGAATACGATCTGGACGGCTTCGCCACGGGCATGCGCCGCTCCTTTTCCTACAGCCTCCTGACCACGGGCTGCATCGCCCTGGGCATTGCCGCCATTACGGCCTGGCTGCTGCGACGGCTGGCCGTACCCCTTTATCGCCGCCTGGCCTACACGGACCTGCTTACCGGCGTGAACAACCGCAACGCCTTTGAGCTGGATATGCGCCGCCTGCATCCGCAGGGCGAGGCCAAAGGCCTCATCCTCCTGAACTGCGACCTCAACCTGCTCAAAACCATTAACGACCAGCGCGGTCACGCGGCGGGCGACGCCGCCATCCGCACCCTGGCCGGGCTGCTGGTGCGGCAGTTTCAGGGGACAGGGCAAACCTACCGCATCGGCGGCGACGAATTTGTCGCCGTGCTGCGCGGCATGACCGCCGAAGGCGTGGCCCAGGCCGTCCTGGACATGGAGGTCAAGGCGCGGCACGTCAGCATCGCCGGCTTTCCCCTGAGCTTCGCCTGGGGCATGGCCGCCTTTGACCCTGACCAGGACGCGGACCTGCACGCCACCCTCACCCGCGCCGACGCCCGCATGTACGCCGACAAACGCAACCGCAAAGAACCGCAGACAGAACCGCGGGAAACGACACCGCAGCCCTGA
- a CDS encoding DMT family protein — MQLPVPVVTVGLLLCSNVFMTFAWYGHLRYKGAALPLVILTSWGLAFFEYTLQVPANRIGYGYFSAAELKTVQEVISLSVFMAFSVLWLHEPLRWNHVLGFALIVVAAWVIFKKW; from the coding sequence ATGCAGCTGCCTGTTCCCGTTGTTACCGTAGGGCTTTTGCTCTGCTCCAACGTCTTCATGACCTTCGCCTGGTACGGGCACCTGCGCTATAAGGGCGCGGCCCTGCCCCTGGTCATCCTCACCAGCTGGGGCCTCGCTTTCTTCGAGTATACCCTCCAGGTGCCGGCCAACCGCATCGGCTACGGCTATTTTTCCGCAGCGGAGCTCAAAACCGTGCAGGAGGTCATCTCGCTCAGCGTATTCATGGCCTTTTCCGTCCTCTGGCTGCACGAACCCCTGCGCTGGAACCATGTGCTGGGCTTCGCCCTCATTGTAGTGGCGGCCTGGGTCATCTTTAAAAAGTGGTAA
- a CDS encoding tetratricopeptide repeat protein, with amino-acid sequence MSNQLDYEINKELGECYLFMGDFDKAEEYYRKAANSGAQSAAPYMGLATVAVQRSELDKALVLYQKAATVEETDKALCGIGLVLMEQGKHEEAFDHFARALHKSAENMVALNCLVREAYQLGRVEEALPYLEDTLQTGVEAEAVRVTLAGCLIYLGRSDEARQHLETVLGVNPGNASAKELFDTMAA; translated from the coding sequence ATGAGCAATCAGCTGGATTACGAGATCAACAAGGAACTGGGCGAGTGCTACCTGTTTATGGGCGATTTTGACAAGGCCGAGGAATACTACCGCAAGGCCGCCAACAGCGGCGCGCAGAGCGCCGCCCCCTACATGGGCCTGGCCACTGTGGCCGTGCAGCGCTCAGAGCTGGACAAGGCCCTCGTCCTCTACCAGAAGGCCGCCACCGTGGAAGAAACGGACAAAGCCCTCTGCGGCATCGGCCTGGTGCTCATGGAGCAGGGCAAGCACGAAGAGGCCTTTGACCATTTCGCCCGCGCCCTGCACAAATCGGCCGAAAACATGGTGGCCCTCAACTGCCTGGTGCGCGAGGCCTACCAGCTGGGCCGGGTGGAAGAAGCCCTGCCCTACCTGGAAGACACCCTGCAGACCGGCGTGGAGGCCGAAGCCGTGCGCGTTACCCTGGCCGGCTGCCTTATCTACCTGGGCCGCAGCGACGAAGCCCGCCAGCACCTGGAAACCGTGCTGGGCGTCAACCCAGGCAACGCCAGCGCCAAGGAACTGTTCGACACCATGGCCGCCTAG
- a CDS encoding amidohydrolase family protein, with protein MHIDIHTHAFHPKIARKAVDHLNAYYKLTCAGDGTIDHLLARQTAAGVDKCVVLCAATAPAQVIPANNYALALQRAHPDRVLAFGTLHPGYAPWEKELDRLKAAGIRGLKLHPDFQGFRLDDPRLRPIFEAAQKNFIFEIHIGDAMRPERAPSCPYKLAAILDAFPGLRVIAAHFGGYRMWAHSLKVLGSRRRENLWLDTSSTSPFATPLLLRRLLAAFPPERILFGTDWPLYDPLDERRRLQQKSGLNDAAMDRLLTNAAALFGPQSAPAAGSDAATTRISLAAGH; from the coding sequence GTGCACATAGACATCCATACCCACGCCTTCCACCCCAAAATAGCGCGCAAGGCCGTGGACCACCTCAACGCCTACTACAAGCTCACCTGCGCGGGGGACGGCACCATCGACCACCTGCTGGCCCGACAGACCGCCGCCGGGGTGGACAAATGCGTGGTGCTCTGCGCGGCCACGGCGCCGGCCCAGGTCATTCCGGCCAACAACTACGCCCTGGCCCTGCAGCGCGCCCATCCGGACAGAGTTCTGGCCTTCGGCACCCTGCACCCCGGCTACGCGCCGTGGGAAAAAGAGCTGGATCGCCTTAAGGCCGCGGGCATCCGGGGCCTTAAGCTGCATCCGGACTTTCAGGGCTTCCGCCTGGACGACCCGCGCCTGCGGCCCATCTTTGAAGCGGCCCAGAAGAATTTCATTTTTGAAATCCACATCGGCGACGCCATGCGCCCGGAGCGCGCGCCCTCCTGCCCTTACAAACTGGCCGCCATTCTGGACGCCTTTCCCGGGCTGCGCGTCATTGCCGCGCACTTCGGCGGCTACCGCATGTGGGCCCACTCCCTCAAGGTGCTGGGCAGTCGGCGGCGCGAGAACCTCTGGCTGGATACCTCCAGCACTTCGCCCTTTGCCACGCCGCTTCTGCTGCGGCGCCTGCTGGCCGCCTTCCCGCCGGAGCGGATCCTTTTCGGCACGGACTGGCCCCTCTACGATCCCCTGGACGAACGTCGCCGGCTGCAACAAAAATCCGGCCTCAACGATGCGGCCATGGACCGCCTGCTGACCAACGCCGCGGCCCTTTTCGGCCCGCAAAGCGCGCCCGCAGCCGGAAGCGACGCGGCGACAACGCGGATATCCCTGGCTGCCGGGCATTGA
- a CDS encoding TatD family hydrolase, with amino-acid sequence MSKKSVTRVDPLTLALPPGGVDSHAHLDGEEFDQDREAVLERARAVGLSQVGNIFQGPETFAARRGLFDAHPEVFFVLGVHPCEGQNCTPACLAAMRAAFAAEPRLRAVGEIGLDFHWQDCPREIQFQAFADQLDLARACALPVVIHCRDAEEEALALLEARGFAGYPLLWHCFGKGPDLARRLVRNGWHISVPGPVTYKANEALRQAVPLIPADRLLLETDAPYLSPHPWRGQRNEPAFTVFTAQALAAARGEDPALLWQRCGQNARRFFGLEALA; translated from the coding sequence ATGTCCAAAAAATCCGTCACCCGTGTGGATCCCCTGACTCTGGCCCTGCCCCCCGGCGGCGTGGACAGCCACGCCCATCTGGACGGCGAAGAATTTGACCAGGACCGCGAAGCCGTGCTGGAACGCGCCAGGGCCGTGGGCCTCAGCCAGGTGGGCAACATTTTTCAGGGGCCGGAAACCTTTGCCGCCCGGCGCGGCCTGTTCGACGCCCATCCAGAGGTCTTTTTTGTCCTGGGCGTCCACCCCTGCGAAGGGCAAAACTGCACCCCGGCCTGCCTTGCGGCCATGCGCGCCGCCTTTGCCGCCGAGCCCCGCCTGCGGGCCGTGGGCGAAATCGGCCTGGACTTCCACTGGCAGGACTGCCCGCGCGAAATCCAGTTTCAGGCCTTTGCCGACCAACTGGACCTGGCCCGCGCCTGCGCCCTGCCGGTGGTCATCCACTGCCGCGACGCCGAGGAAGAAGCCCTGGCCCTGCTGGAGGCGCGCGGCTTTGCGGGCTACCCTCTGCTCTGGCACTGCTTCGGCAAAGGGCCGGATCTGGCCCGCCGCCTGGTGCGCAACGGCTGGCACATTTCCGTGCCCGGCCCCGTCACCTACAAAGCCAATGAGGCGCTGCGCCAGGCCGTGCCCCTGATCCCCGCCGACCGCCTGCTGCTGGAGACGGACGCCCCTTACCTCTCCCCCCACCCCTGGCGCGGCCAGCGCAACGAACCGGCCTTCACGGTCTTCACGGCCCAGGCCCTGGCCGCCGCGCGCGGCGAAGATCCGGCCCTGCTCTGGCAGCGCTGCGGCCAGAACGCCCGTCGCTTTTTCGGCCTGGAAGCCCTGGCCTGA
- a CDS encoding DNA polymerase III subunit delta, whose protein sequence is MSTPRPGFSILVCPDGQLLRARLERLLAAHPPRAGQWERRVYWGDEEPPAAFWEELTLPGLLGTSRALVVRQAQLWPVAVWKKLSRALARPSEQCWPFLCLEVPWEKGQPKLPAALAKLHCLKFAAAQDWLWRHEGLTPYSLKSHLVQRGKALGLRFAPDALERLCASVPPDARAVENELEKILLLRASLTAQGAPLPPEVDLSQIPTGGWSPDCNIFSCIRHMEAGNLAPLWQELARNEDGASLLFSFLALLDRELRQLWQLKAGENIRLYPKEAAAKRALAARLSAETLAAALAEIVDAEWQVKSGRRSPEQSLDFLAARITGLLAPAGAPR, encoded by the coding sequence ATGAGCACCCCACGCCCCGGTTTTTCCATCCTTGTCTGCCCGGACGGCCAATTGCTGCGCGCCCGGCTGGAACGCCTGCTGGCGGCCCATCCGCCCCGCGCGGGGCAATGGGAACGCCGCGTTTACTGGGGCGACGAAGAACCGCCCGCCGCCTTCTGGGAGGAGCTGACCCTGCCCGGCCTGCTGGGAACCTCCCGCGCGCTGGTGGTGCGGCAGGCCCAGCTCTGGCCCGTGGCGGTGTGGAAAAAACTTTCACGCGCCCTGGCCCGCCCCTCGGAGCAGTGCTGGCCGTTTTTATGCCTGGAAGTCCCCTGGGAAAAAGGGCAGCCCAAACTGCCCGCCGCCCTGGCCAAGCTGCACTGCTTGAAATTTGCCGCGGCGCAGGACTGGCTGTGGCGGCACGAGGGCCTCACCCCTTACAGCCTCAAAAGCCACCTTGTGCAGCGGGGCAAGGCCCTGGGCCTGCGCTTTGCCCCGGACGCTCTGGAGCGGCTCTGCGCTTCCGTGCCGCCCGACGCCCGGGCCGTGGAAAACGAACTGGAAAAAATCCTCCTGCTGCGGGCCTCGCTGACGGCCCAGGGCGCGCCCTTGCCCCCGGAGGTGGATCTGAGCCAGATCCCCACAGGCGGCTGGAGCCCGGACTGCAATATTTTTTCCTGCATCCGCCATATGGAGGCGGGCAACCTTGCCCCTCTCTGGCAGGAGCTGGCCCGCAACGAGGACGGCGCGAGCCTGCTTTTCTCCTTCCTGGCCCTGCTGGACAGGGAGCTGCGCCAGCTCTGGCAGCTCAAGGCCGGAGAAAACATCCGCCTCTACCCCAAGGAGGCCGCCGCCAAACGCGCGCTGGCCGCGCGGCTGAGCGCGGAAACCCTGGCCGCGGCCCTAGCCGAGATTGTGGACGCCGAATGGCAGGTCAAAAGCGGCCGCCGCAGCCCGGAGCAAAGCCTGGACTTTCTGGCCGCGCGCATCACGGGCCTGCTGGCCCCGGCGGGCGCGCCCCGCTGA